One stretch of Ptiloglossa arizonensis isolate GNS036 chromosome 7, iyPtiAriz1_principal, whole genome shotgun sequence DNA includes these proteins:
- the LOC143149190 gene encoding general transcription factor II-I repeat domain-containing protein 2-like, whose amino-acid sequence MYQIQCKGVAMAEASTPKRQLTGPIVHFNPSWEEAYFFTEHEGSVRCLVCLKSLNQMKKYNLQRHYNTFHAKEHARLTSEERFTEVIRLKSKLIKVEENLFEEEDSIPTNEAAIRASYRIALETAKSAHCFLNNDFVKHCLLIAAEQVCPEQLNRFECIGLSHSTITRRIHEMANDVTEQLSSIVRKFIAFSLTVDESTDVLGAPQLAIFIRGVDENLSVTEELLDIFSIRKSTSGEDVFSYMEEVVEQNNLQWDKLVSVATGGASAMLSKHVGFVDRLRVKLESLSASHEVTTIHYSIHPQNLCSKNVQLENVMTVVIYTMNYIRCHGATRRQFKTFLEELDAEYGELPYHTDVRWLSRGKILHRFFELRDEIREFMDIAGYPVPELRDNSWIMDLGFLSDMVDHLNVLNLSLQKKGNTIIDYFYAICAFKMKLQLWARQLRIGNACHFVKLQETAVNNFEQYGIILQSLQNEFEFKFQDVVKLENEFNIIAAPFSTDIDVVRPYLQLELIDLKCDTALKDKFQRKRNLLEFYNYFNQCRFPRLYKCAAKIIAIFGSTHVCEQLLMVLKRATSIDRTGISDHNLKSTLILSTAQSIVPNITELVERKRLQKAGQIVN is encoded by the exons atgtatcaaatACAATGCAAAGGTGTAGCTATGGCCGAAGCATCCACACCAAAGCGACAACTGACAGGTCCTATTGTGCACTTTAATCCTTCATGGGAAGAAGCATACTTTTTTACAGAGCACGAAGGTAGCGTCAGATGTTTGGTGTGTTTGAAAAGTTTAAATCAAATGAAGAAATATAATCTTCAACGACATTACAACACATTCCATGCCAAGGAACATGCACGCTTGACAAGTGAAGAGCGATTCACAGAAGTTATACGATTGAAGTCCAAATTAATAAAGGTGGAAGAAAACTTATTTGAAGAA GAGGACAGTATACCAACTAACGAAGCGGCCATCCGAGCAAGTTACCGTATCGCATTAGAAACTGCAAAATCTGCACACTGTTTCCTGAACAACGATTTCGTAAAACATTGCTTATTAATAGCAGCTGAACAAGTATGTCCAGAACAATTGAACAGATTCGAATGTATTGGTTTGTCACACAGCACGATTACGCGTCGCATTCACGAAATGGCTAATGACGTTACGGAACAACTAAGCAGCATTGTACGAAAATTCATTGCATTCTCGTTGACTGTGGACGAAAGTACTGACGTACTAGGTGCACCTCAACTCGCAATCTTTATTCGCGGTGTGGATGAAAATCTATCAGTTACCGAGGAACTGTTAGATATTTTTTCTATAAGGAAAAGTACGTCAGGCGAAGATGTCTTCTCTTATATGGAAGAGGTGGTCGAacagaataatttacaatgGGACAAACTAGTTTCTGTAGCAACTGGTGGAGCTTCTGCAATGTTGAGCAAGCATGTCGGATTTGTGGACCGCCTCCGAGTAAAATTGGAAAGTTTGTCAGCTTCTCATGAAGTAACCACTATACATTATAGTATCCACCCACAGAATTTATGCTCAAAAAATGTTCAACTAGAGAATGTAATGACAGTTGTCATTTACACAATGAATTACATACGTTGCCACGGTGCAACGCGTAGACAGTTCAAAACGTTTTTAGAAGAACTTGACGCTGAATATGGTGAATTACCATACCACACGGACGTGCGTTGGCTTAGTCGCGGAAAAATCTTACATAGATTTTTCGAACTCCGTGATGAGATTCGAGAATTTATGGATATAGCAGGATACCCAGTACCAGAGCTCCGAGACAATTCATGGATTATGGACCTAGGATTTCTATCGGACATGGTTGATCATTTGAACGTGTTAAACTTATCCttacaaaaaaaaggaaatacaaTTATAGACTATTTTTATGCCATATGTGCATTTAAGATGAAGCTTCAATTATGGGCGAGACAACTGcgtataggaaacgcttgtcaCTTTGTCAAGCTACAGGAAACAGCGGTTAACAATTTTGAACAATACGGTATTATTTTACAAAGTCTTCAAAAtgaattcgaatttaaatttcaagatGTGGTTAAATTGGAAAATGAGTTTAATATAATAGCGGCACCATTTTCAACCGACATAGACGTAGTTCGCCCTTATTTGCAATTAGAATTAATCGACTTAAAATGCGACACAGCATTAAAAGACAAATTCCAACGAAAACGTAATTTGCtagaattttacaattattttaaccAATGTAGATTTCCCCGGTTATACAAATGTGCTGCAAAGATCATTGCAATTTTTGGCTCCACACATGTTTGTGAGCAGCTGCTTATGGTTTTAAAACGAGCAACATCTATAGATAGAACTGGAATTTCGGATCACAATTTGAAATCAACACTTATATTAAGTACGGCACAATCAATTGTTCCCAATATTACAGAGCTGGTGGAACGAAAAAGGCTTCAGAAAGCCGGACAAATTGTGAATTAA
- the LOC143149052 gene encoding uncharacterized protein LOC143149052 — translation MTIIMHFVITFGFLIPMKSDENIENNKDTGKGKVKRKLKQRRKKTISEHTYEIVESKQNIINVDQILAEIHGEYKLLPGYNFQFDCRCWKTAVKIYTENGDWCLRPILCPITENAYWVIFSVHHIVYLNEIQTQKFFNHVITYEIFSGRKRFSERAKKDKVKGFYIDEKSINIEQHDFHEIYPFDLYESDSTIKPQPKPIIVAHETDGDFIITTYVDVIPDITHQYKFWKMIRKDRFPSESFKLEFLEQKSKLKNHKNLVQKKHTIETRRKQTSETTHMMNLRAETLFSDMGAITCYARTSQIPSVSSILIYAYCEDILSNKQLRMNLNPISIKLEQVSNFPDDVAIENDFSYIYAKIFFVDRVITTPYYIPARTIYFEFVKCYLREVFQAEDLINFLGTKFLTVEIIGVRFTDVSKSPISTSAKTKPPSALEISWKEEILFGVAEFDVSDLLRGSWEVRLTCSLSHPRNTYCISTDDKSDEEVAVSWKNSPLTSDILMSLGTSVKIKVRVAYDLRSVHRKVLRHVITLNRIFLILNNSTLANNILADVSSHNCYFFCTLQPGNEDADLKVEDKFKNILTGFAIDYGDKFFIFLEGLSKGYLLQIWAKVAKLSIEDGYVFYNSSYVFLTRFYEDFVPLGGVLKIKLSESLETQLRKHDLYIGETGTMLRAKITRTIGLMKLAITMQSLSQKRLLPNSSDIKAFIDEIRENYFESPCAI, via the exons ATGACG ATCATAATGCACTTTGTAATAACTTTCGGATTCTTGATTCCTATGAAGTCTGATGAAAATATCGAGAATAATAAAGATACAGGTAAAGGTAAGGTTAAAAGGAAATTAAAGCAACGACGTAAGAAGACAATAAGTGAGCATACGTATGAAATTGTGGAatcgaaacaaaatattataaatgttgATCAAATATTAGCAGAAATACATGGTGAATACAAACTTTTGCCAGGTTATAACTTTCAATTCGATTGTCGTTGTTGGAAAACAGCTGTAAAG ATATATACAGAGAATGGCGATTGGTGTTTACGGCCTATATTATGTCCAATCACAGAAAATGCATATTGGGTCATATTCTCTGTCCATCATATAGTTTATTTGAATGAAatacaaacacaaaaattttttaatcacgTAATTActtatgaaatattttctggAAGAAAAAGATTTTCTGAAAG AGCGAAAAAAGACAAAGTGAAAGGATTCTATATCGATGAaaaatcaattaatattgaACAACATGATTTTCATGAAATATATCCTTTTGATTTGTATGAATCTGATTCTACTATTAAACCACAGCCAAAACCAATAATAGTCGCACATGAAACTGATGGTGATTTCATTATTACTACATATGTTGATGTGATACCAG ATATAACACATCAatataaattttggaaaatgatcAGAAAAGACCGTTTCCCATCCGAATCCTtcaaacttgaatttctcgaacaAAAATCGAAATTGAAGAATCATAAAAATTTAGTACAAAAGAAACACACCATAGaaacaagaagaaaacaaaCGAGCGAGACTACACATATGATGAATTTACgtgcagaaactttattttctg ACATGGGTGCAATTACCTGTTATGCCAGAACGTCACAAATACCAAGCGTTTCGTCCATCTTGATTTACGCATACTGTGAGGACATTTTATCGAACAAGCAGTTGCGAATGAATTTGAATCCTATATCGATCAAGTTGGAACAAGTGTCAAATTTCCCGGACGACGTAGCAATTGAAAACGATTTCAGTTATATTTAcgcaaaaatattctttgtcgaTCGTGTAATCACCACACCGTATTACATTCCTGCCAGAACAATATACTTCGAATTTGTTAAATGCTATCTCAGGGAGGTATTTCAAGCCGAAGATTTAATCAACTTCCTTGGAACGAAATTTCTCACTGTTGAA ataATCGGTGTAAGATTCACAGATGTTTCCAAGTCCCCAATTTCCACTTCTGCAAAAACGAAGCCGCCGAGTGCGTTAGAAATATCATGGAAAGAGGAAATTCTGTTCGGTGTCGCAGAGTTCGATGTATCCGATCTTTTAAGAGGATCGTGGGAAGTTAGATTAACATGCAGTTTGTCTCATCCTCGCAATACGTATTGTATCAGTACTGACGATAAAAGTGACGAAGAGGTAGCAGTCTCATGGAAAAATTCTCCCCTCACCAGTGATATTCTGATGTCACTTGGTACCTCTGTGAAGATCAAAGTTCGTGTGGCTTATGATTTGCGCTCAGTTCATCGTAAGGTTCTTCGGCATGTTATTACATTGAATCGAATTTTCTTGATTTTAAACAATTCCACGTTGGCTAACAACATCTTGGCAGATGTATCCTCCCACAATTGCTATTTCTTTTGTACCCTTCAGCCTGGGAACGAAGATGCTGATTTGAAG GTAGAAGAtaaatttaagaatattttaactgGTTTCGCTATTGATtacggcgacaaattttttatcttcctcGAGGGTTTATCCAAAGGATATTTGCTACAAATTTGGGCCAAGGTAGCAAAGCTTTCAATTGAAGATGGCTATGTTTTTTATAATAGCAGTTATGTGTTTTTAACACGTTTTTATGAAGACTTCGTGCCTTTAGGTGGAGTTCTCAAAATTAAGCTGAG CGAATCATTGGAGACGCAACTTCGGAAGCATGATCTGTATATTGGTGAAACAGGAACAATGCTGCGAGCCAAAATAACGAGAACAATAGGATTGATGAAGCTAGCTATAACAATGCAATCTCTATCTCAGAAACGTTTACTTCCGAATTCGAGCGATATAAAGGCTTTTATCGATgaaattcgagaaaattattttgaaagtCCTTGtgctatttaa
- the LOC143149038 gene encoding PHD finger protein 14 isoform X2 gives MSSYFERDPKKRRVKPVGTAPLLDFDLGESSDDSDFRIEDHCEESDDDSEDSNDIGKEEEDASEESDDSLEDPLLNRKENPNLTVGDVIEQARQQSLKGGPLEDKLNKMLICCGCLGDRSDDINEIVECDGCGVSVHEGCYGVSDVESFSSTDSLCQSAPWFCEACSAGIEDPSCELCPNKGGIFKETDVGKWVHLVCALYVPGVAFGEVWKVDRLSSVTLFEMAYSKWGAKQCSLCEDARFARTGVCIECDAGMCHTYFHVTCAQREGLLSEAHSEEVDQADPFYAHCKLHSDKTLVRRRRRNWLALQLRAQYRQQLLKQPNHLDTEEQRRIQRKLAKHRHKYLAHKASRPPPWVPTQKMPRLLTTSASACRQLARKAELMGVDTAALEAQEAQLVALVDVRKKWHIPPAFSVEFIGYYLDRNLRVTSMKRRLQELLDVNSQLLNEQQRLDRKYDEVMKDNEEQIRVNVTLKEKIEMYHQVLQNSGYVKPLPQITDLAKPRITPTLGTSLGVPTAAALKMGVGFPLPVGKGAEGVREGRVLSSQAQDQNHKGELTLRHQCGICRRSTNQHLLAKCDTCHLHYHLSCLSPPLSRMPKKTKLMGWQCSECDKESSGSEVERVDTSAPRKLRHCKDDSNLTSTPTPTPPQEVHVPTTPTTPSTSKNSSASLSSVTNVTAPDTPTTPKVTIKPVGPHPPSSTPIQSGEPVYNQQLINNVTIAAREGSPEYMVAPADGTESVSQRSAKKRRRSVKCFF, from the exons ATGTCAAGCTACT TTGAAAGAGATCCAAAAAAAAGGAGAGTCAAGCCTGTAGGAACAGCACCTCTACTTGACTTTGATTTAGGTGAAAGTTCTGATGATAGTGATTTCAGAATTGAAGATCATTGTGAAGAATCTGATGATGATTCAGAAGATTCTAATGATATTGGAAAAG AGGAAGAAGATGCATCAGAGGAATCTGATGATTCCTTGGAGGACCCATTActtaatagaaaagaaaatccTAATTTAACAGTGGGTGATGTAATTGAACAAGCTCGGCAGCAATCATTAAAAGGAGGTCCACTTGAagacaaattaaataaaatgttaatttgTTGCGGTTGCTTAGGAGATAGAAGTGATGATATTAATGAAATTGTTGAATGTGATGGATGTGGTGTTAGTGTGCATGAAG gCTGTTATGGTGTATCTGATGTAGAAAGTTTTTCAAGTACTGATTCTTTATGTCAGTCAGCACCTTGGTTTTGTGAAGCTTGCAGTGCAGGCATTGAAGATCCTTCTTGTGAACTTTGTCCAAACAAAGGTGGAATTTTTAAAGAGACTGATGTAGGCAAATGGGTCCATTTAGTATGTGCACTTTATGTACCTGGGGTTGCTTTTGGAGAAGTATGGAag gtTGATCGTTTGTCAAGTGTAACACTCTTTGAAATGGCATATAGTAAATGGGGTGCAAAACAATGTTCTTTGTGTGAAGATGCACGTTTTGCTCGTACTGGTGTATGTATAGAATGTGATGCAGGAATGTGTCATACATATTTCCATGTTACTTG TGCACAAAGAGAAGGTCTGTTATCTGAAGCTCATAGTGAAGAAGTTGATCAGGCTGATCCATTTTATGCACACTGTAAACTTCATTCCGATAAAACTCTTGTTCGTAGACGTAGACGCAATTGGTTGGCTCTACAATTACGAGCTCAGTACAGACAACAGTTATTAAAACAACCTAATCACTTAGATACTGAAGAGCAACGTAGAATTCAAAGAAAACTAGCAAAACATAGGCATAAATATTTAGCTCATAAAGCATCACGACCACCACCATGGG TACCAACTCAGAAAATGCCTCGCTTATTAACTACATCTGCATCTGCTTGTCGACAATTAGCAAGAAAAGCAGAACTGATGGGTGTCGATACAGCTGCATTGGAAGCACAGGAAGCACAACTTGTAGCTTTAGTCGATGTTAGGAAGAAATGGCATATTCCACCTGCTTTTAGTGTAGAATTTATTGGTTATTATTTGGATCGCAACTTGCGAGTAACATCAATGAAAAGGCGATTACAAGAACTTCTTGATGTTAATTCTCAATTACTTAATGAACAACAGAGGCTAGACAGAAAGTATGATGAAGTGATGAAAGATAATGAAGAACAAATTCGCGTAAATGtaacattgaaagaaaaaatagaaatgtatCATCAAGTACTCCAAAATAGCGGTTATGTAAAACCTTTACCACAAATAACTGACCTGGCAAAACCAAGGATAACACCAACTTTAG GTACAAGTTTAGGTGTGCCAACTGCAGCTGCCTTGAAAATGGGTGTTGGCTTTCCCTTACCAGTTGGAAAAGGAGCAGAAGGTGTACGCGAGGGTAGAGTATTAAGTAGTCAGGCACAAGATCAAAACCATAAAGGTGAACTAACATTAAGGCATCAATGTGGGATATGCAGAAGATCTACAAATCAACATCTTCTTGCAAAGTGTGACACATGTCATCTTCATTATCATTTATCTTGTCTCAGTCCACCCTTATCACGTATGCccaagaaaacaaaattaatggGATG GCAGTGCTCCGAATGCGATAAGGAATCTTCTGGATCAGAGGTTGAACGTGTTGATACATCAGCTCCACGTAAATTAAGGCATTGTAAAGATGATTCTAATTTAACTTCGACACCTACACCAACACCACCACAAGAGGTGCATGTGCCTACAACACCAACGACGCCTAGCACTTCGAAAAATTCATCTGCTAGTCTTAGTAGTGTAACAAATGTCACAGCTCCTGATACACCTACAACACCAAAA GTGACTATAAAACCAGTTGGGCCACATCCTCCATCTTCAACTCCAATTCAATCAGGGGAACCAGTATATAATCAGCAGCTTATTAATAATGTGACAATAGCAGCACGGGAAGGATCACCTGAATATATGGTGGCTCCAGCAGATGGCACAGAATCCGTTTCacaaagaagtgcgaaaaaaagaagaaggtctgtaaaatgttttttttaa
- the LOC143149038 gene encoding PHD finger protein 14 isoform X1, whose translation MSSYFERDPKKRRVKPVGTAPLLDFDLGESSDDSDFRIEDHCEESDDDSEDSNDIGKEEEDASEESDDSLEDPLLNRKENPNLTVGDVIEQARQQSLKGGPLEDKLNKMLICCGCLGDRSDDINEIVECDGCGVSVHEGCYGVSDVESFSSTDSLCQSAPWFCEACSAGIEDPSCELCPNKGGIFKETDVGKWVHLVCALYVPGVAFGEVDRLSSVTLFEMAYSKWGAKQCSLCEDARFARTGVCIECDAGMCHTYFHVTCAQREGLLSEAHSEEVDQADPFYAHCKLHSDKTLVRRRRRNWLALQLRAQYRQQLLKQPNHLDTEEQRRIQRKLAKHRHKYLAHKASRPPPWVPTQKMPRLLTTSASACRQLARKAELMGVDTAALEAQEAQLVALVDVRKKWHIPPAFSVEFIGYYLDRNLRVTSMKRRLQELLDVNSQLLNEQQRLDRKYDEVMKDNEEQIRVNVTLKEKIEMYHQVLQNSGYVKPLPQITDLAKPRITPTLGTSLGVPTAAALKMGVGFPLPVGKGAEGVREGRVLSSQAQDQNHKGELTLRHQCGICRRSTNQHLLAKCDTCHLHYHLSCLSPPLSRMPKKTKLMGWQCSECDKESSGSEVERVDTSAPRKLRHCKDDSNLTSTPTPTPPQEVHVPTTPTTPSTSKNSSASLSSVTNVTAPDTPTTPKVTIKPVGPHPPSSTPIQSGEPVYNQQLINNVTIAAREGSPEYMVAPADGTESVSQRSAKKRRREKHKRYTPDPITGVKQRKRKHKRKSLDVENPEGQSQPEIHRRITIKIKPIPRPEGDVASESSPQMFVATSTSTEITSPPPPKLPPPPVPSVQSLVSNATPVTANASTNSTSNRVSTGNAKRGKDTDLLTHCNVCDMPGTSQNLVMCDECKKCYHFTCLDPPVKKSPKRRGYSWHCADCDPSASETET comes from the exons ATGTCAAGCTACT TTGAAAGAGATCCAAAAAAAAGGAGAGTCAAGCCTGTAGGAACAGCACCTCTACTTGACTTTGATTTAGGTGAAAGTTCTGATGATAGTGATTTCAGAATTGAAGATCATTGTGAAGAATCTGATGATGATTCAGAAGATTCTAATGATATTGGAAAAG AGGAAGAAGATGCATCAGAGGAATCTGATGATTCCTTGGAGGACCCATTActtaatagaaaagaaaatccTAATTTAACAGTGGGTGATGTAATTGAACAAGCTCGGCAGCAATCATTAAAAGGAGGTCCACTTGAagacaaattaaataaaatgttaatttgTTGCGGTTGCTTAGGAGATAGAAGTGATGATATTAATGAAATTGTTGAATGTGATGGATGTGGTGTTAGTGTGCATGAAG gCTGTTATGGTGTATCTGATGTAGAAAGTTTTTCAAGTACTGATTCTTTATGTCAGTCAGCACCTTGGTTTTGTGAAGCTTGCAGTGCAGGCATTGAAGATCCTTCTTGTGAACTTTGTCCAAACAAAGGTGGAATTTTTAAAGAGACTGATGTAGGCAAATGGGTCCATTTAGTATGTGCACTTTATGTACCTGGGGTTGCTTTTGGAGAA gtTGATCGTTTGTCAAGTGTAACACTCTTTGAAATGGCATATAGTAAATGGGGTGCAAAACAATGTTCTTTGTGTGAAGATGCACGTTTTGCTCGTACTGGTGTATGTATAGAATGTGATGCAGGAATGTGTCATACATATTTCCATGTTACTTG TGCACAAAGAGAAGGTCTGTTATCTGAAGCTCATAGTGAAGAAGTTGATCAGGCTGATCCATTTTATGCACACTGTAAACTTCATTCCGATAAAACTCTTGTTCGTAGACGTAGACGCAATTGGTTGGCTCTACAATTACGAGCTCAGTACAGACAACAGTTATTAAAACAACCTAATCACTTAGATACTGAAGAGCAACGTAGAATTCAAAGAAAACTAGCAAAACATAGGCATAAATATTTAGCTCATAAAGCATCACGACCACCACCATGGG TACCAACTCAGAAAATGCCTCGCTTATTAACTACATCTGCATCTGCTTGTCGACAATTAGCAAGAAAAGCAGAACTGATGGGTGTCGATACAGCTGCATTGGAAGCACAGGAAGCACAACTTGTAGCTTTAGTCGATGTTAGGAAGAAATGGCATATTCCACCTGCTTTTAGTGTAGAATTTATTGGTTATTATTTGGATCGCAACTTGCGAGTAACATCAATGAAAAGGCGATTACAAGAACTTCTTGATGTTAATTCTCAATTACTTAATGAACAACAGAGGCTAGACAGAAAGTATGATGAAGTGATGAAAGATAATGAAGAACAAATTCGCGTAAATGtaacattgaaagaaaaaatagaaatgtatCATCAAGTACTCCAAAATAGCGGTTATGTAAAACCTTTACCACAAATAACTGACCTGGCAAAACCAAGGATAACACCAACTTTAG GTACAAGTTTAGGTGTGCCAACTGCAGCTGCCTTGAAAATGGGTGTTGGCTTTCCCTTACCAGTTGGAAAAGGAGCAGAAGGTGTACGCGAGGGTAGAGTATTAAGTAGTCAGGCACAAGATCAAAACCATAAAGGTGAACTAACATTAAGGCATCAATGTGGGATATGCAGAAGATCTACAAATCAACATCTTCTTGCAAAGTGTGACACATGTCATCTTCATTATCATTTATCTTGTCTCAGTCCACCCTTATCACGTATGCccaagaaaacaaaattaatggGATG GCAGTGCTCCGAATGCGATAAGGAATCTTCTGGATCAGAGGTTGAACGTGTTGATACATCAGCTCCACGTAAATTAAGGCATTGTAAAGATGATTCTAATTTAACTTCGACACCTACACCAACACCACCACAAGAGGTGCATGTGCCTACAACACCAACGACGCCTAGCACTTCGAAAAATTCATCTGCTAGTCTTAGTAGTGTAACAAATGTCACAGCTCCTGATACACCTACAACACCAAAA GTGACTATAAAACCAGTTGGGCCACATCCTCCATCTTCAACTCCAATTCAATCAGGGGAACCAGTATATAATCAGCAGCTTATTAATAATGTGACAATAGCAGCACGGGAAGGATCACCTGAATATATGGTGGCTCCAGCAGATGGCACAGAATCCGTTTCacaaagaagtgcgaaaaaaagaagaag GGAGAAGCATAAAAGATATACACCTGATCCAATTACGggggtgaaacaaagaaaacgaaaacatAAAAGAAAAAGTCTTGATGTAGAAAATCCAGAAGGACAAAGTCAGCCAGAAATTCATAGAAGAATAACAATAaag ATAAAGCCTATACCAAGACCAGAGGGTGACGTTGCTTCTGAATCAAGTCCACAGATGTTTGTAGCCACATCTACCAGTACTGAAATCACATCTCCACCACCACCTAAACTACCACCTCCGCCTGTTCCGTCTGTTCAGTCTTTAGTTTCAAATGCTACACCTGTAACAGCAAATGCATCTACTAATAGTACGAGTAATAGGGTATCTACGGGAAATGCAAAAAGAGGAAAAGATACAGATCTTTTAACGCATTGCAATGTCTGTGATATGCCTGGCACCAGTCAAAATCTTGTCAT GTGTGATGAATGTAAAAAGTGCTACCACTTCACCTGTCTTGATCCACCAGTTAAAAAATCACCCAAAAGAAGAGGTTATTCTTGGCATTGTGCAGACTGCGATCCTAGT gCCTCTGAAACTGAGACTTAA